The genomic DNA GATCCCGTTGTGCACCACGCGGACCGTGGCCGGGTCGATGGAGGGGTAGCAGCGCAGGATGTCCTCGCGCATTCCGTGGCTCACGGCGATGACCGCGGCGGCGGCCTCGTACGCCGTCTTCTCCACCCAGCTGCTCACCCGGTAGCCGCCGCCGAGCTGCTCCGCCTTCCAGGGCCGCAGCGGCTCGAGGCTGTGCGCCGAGATGACGTGCGGTACGCCGTGCAGCAGCGAGCCGATGTGGCCGGCCATGTTCGCATACCAGGTGTGCGAGTGGACCAGGTCCGTGCCCGCGCAGTCCGCGGCGATGGCCAGGTCCACCCCCAGCGTCTGCAGCGCGGCGTTGGCCGAGGCCAACTCGGCGAGATCGGGATAGCCGGTGGTGCCCGGCTCGCTCTGCGCGTTGCCGAAGGCGCGGACCTGCGCGTCGACGTCGCCGCGCGCCCGCAGGGCCTTGACCAGTTCGGCGACGTGGACGCCCGCGCCACCGTAGACGTTGGGGGGATATTCCTTGCTGAGGATGTCGACTCGCACGAGCCGAATCTAGTGCTCCCCGGGCCGCTGCGGGCGGCGGGCGACCACCCCGCCGGCCGAGCGGAGGAATATCAGGTGAACGGGCCTAATCCGCGCCGCCGTTGTTGCCAGGAGCACCCCTGACCCGAGTACGTTGCGGGGTATGTCGCGCTCCCCTCGATCGTCCAAGGTCCTGGCCATCGTTCTCGCGGGCGGCGAAGGTAAGCGGCTCATGCCGCTCACCGAAGACCGCGCCAAGCCAGCCGTGCCCTTCGGTGGCATCTACCGGCTCATCGACTTCGCCCTGAGCAACATCGTGAACTCCGGCTACCTCAAGGTGGTCGTGCTCACGCAGTACAAGTCCCACAGCCTCGACCGGCACGTCACGCGCACCTGGCGCATGTCGACGATGCTCGGCAATTATGTGGCGCCCATCCCGGCGCAGCAGCGGCGCGGCAAGCAGTGGTACATGGGCAGCGCCGACGCGATCTACCAGAGCCTGAACACCATCGACGACGAGCGCCCCGACATCGTCGTCGTGGTCGGCGCGGACCACGTCTACCGCATGGACTTCAGCCAGATGGTGCGCCAGCACGTCGAGACCAACGCCGGCATCACGGTGGCCGCCATTCGTCAGCCCATCGAGCTCGCCGACCAGTTCGGGGTCATCGAGGTCAACGACACCGACATGCGCAAGATCGGCCGCTGGCGCGAGAAGCCCAAGGACGCCAAGGGGCTGCCCGACTCGCCCAACGAGGTCCTCGCGTCCATGGGCAACTACGTGTTCGACGCCGACGTCCTGCGCGACGTCGTCACGCAGGACGCCGACGACGAGAACAGCGCCCACGACATGGGCGGCGACATCGTGCCCTACTTCGTCAATCGCGACGAGGGCTACGTCTACGACTTCAACGGCAACGAGATCCCCGGCGCGACCGAGCGGGACCGGGCCTACTGGCGCGACGTCGGCACCATCGACGCCTACTACGACGCCCACATGGATCTCATCTCGATCCACCCGGTCTTCAACCTCTACAACGAGGACTGGCCGCTGTTCACGATGGGCGAGCACGCCCAGCCGCCGGCGAAGTTCGTGCACAACGAGACGGGCCGGC from Austwickia sp. includes the following:
- the glgC gene encoding glucose-1-phosphate adenylyltransferase, coding for MSRSPRSSKVLAIVLAGGEGKRLMPLTEDRAKPAVPFGGIYRLIDFALSNIVNSGYLKVVVLTQYKSHSLDRHVTRTWRMSTMLGNYVAPIPAQQRRGKQWYMGSADAIYQSLNTIDDERPDIVVVVGADHVYRMDFSQMVRQHVETNAGITVAAIRQPIELADQFGVIEVNDTDMRKIGRWREKPKDAKGLPDSPNEVLASMGNYVFDADVLRDVVTQDADDENSAHDMGGDIVPYFVNRDEGYVYDFNGNEIPGATERDRAYWRDVGTIDAYYDAHMDLISIHPVFNLYNEDWPLFTMGEHAQPPAKFVHNETGRLGTAVNSMVSAGTVVSGAHVEGSVLSPRCFIHSYAQVTDSVLLDRVQVGRKALVHRAILDKGVVIDDGVEVGVNHDADRRRGLYISDNGVVVVPKGKRISND